A segment of the Excalfactoria chinensis isolate bCotChi1 chromosome Z, bCotChi1.hap2, whole genome shotgun sequence genome:
GGAAACAAGTGGCCATGCACTGGTTTTCTTGCTCAGTTTCCCATTTCAACACTGAAATCAACTTCACCCAGCATTAGCAAGATAGTCCATAAATATAAAAAGGTTTCCCAAGTCTTCTGGTTGTATTCCTCAGGACTGCAGGGCATTTACTTGGCACCTCCTCAGATTCTAACAAGGAAATCTGTACCACTTGTGCCCTCCCTACAATTCAAGAGACATTCCTAACCTGATAAAACTGACGGAGATGAACAAAATGTCTGTGATTATGCTATATGTTACAATCCCCCAACCATACTGAGAGGGAAGCTGATAGGTTTAAACTCATAATAAAAGATTAAACTTCAGGTTTCACACATTTGTCACAACTAACTGCTAAAGATTTTTTCATTCTCCCTAAGAGCAGGACTGTTCTTTGAGGGGATGCACACCTGAAACAGAGCCAAGCTGAATGGAACCCTTCTGTATTAGCTCACCTGCAGTGCAgccttctgctgagctgcaatGTGCTGTTGTTCAGCATGGTCACGGAAATCCTTGTTGAGAGGTGATCTTGCGAGTGCAATGCTGCAAATAAAGATCAAGATCACCATGATACATACCCACAGATAGGACTGCCATCAACTTTCACAGTTTAGGATTTACTTGAGTCGTGGCTTGACTTTATTTGGAAAACATATTTGTTAACATAagtaagaaagggaaaacagtgaTCACAGCTGTATCATTTGACCTAGCAAAACCAACTGATGAGAAACTAAGCCTGGGAAGCTCACAGTCCTGAAGCCTGTTCTGGATTTTGCACAGTGGCAACATCCCACTAAAGTCAGTGGAACAAGTGGAATACAATCATCAGCAGTTTTCAGAACTGCAGCTTCGTGTTTTCGCCATACCTCAGTCACTCCATGATTGCCCCAGATCACTGCTACAAACAGAAGCActaacagcagctctgcaatcCTCAGTGTAAGAATCAGTTCTCGGACAGTATGTTCACTGCTTGTAGTAAGAAAGCTTCCTATCAACATGACCAAAATAATGATCCCCTGACAACAGCTTAGGGTACACAAAATTGATTTCGCTTATCTCAGTGCAGCTTATACTAGGTTTCAAATTAAAGTTTATAAGCAGTTCATTTTGCTCTTGTATCTTGAGACTAATTCAACTTGCTAAGCAAACataagaaattaaaaggagATGTTTTCTCTCGCTCTATGTAATTAAAACAAGCACTCATCCTCCAGATAAAAATCAGTGAAGATTGCCATTACAGCTGTAATGCAAGGCAGCTGACAGCTCTCTCTCAAACTGGCTCTAGAGACTGATGCTCAAAGTCCAGCTCCGCTGACTCAGAAACAGAAGTATGAAGAACAACAAGGGAACCGAGGAAATTCATCAGCTGATTTTTCCTAGCAGCAATGATGTCAACAGCTGATTTGCTAAATAATGTTTAATGAGCATGGCTACTTTTGAAAAAGATCTAAGAGTAAGATTAGCTAAATAAGTATCATGTAAGCCAGGCAGAAATTGCTTAGACATATTTCATGACAAAAATGAAGATAAGCATCATTGCTGGagaaaaattttatttaaaagaaaatattttcctttattttgaagACGTTTCTGTTGCATTCAATTCTGTGTCCTCTAACTTTTCAGTATGACTTTTGTCTTGAGCTTTCATCCTAGGCTGACACACCTTAGAGCACTTAGCTTTACTTAATATTAAATGCTTTCTAGTTACTTGCTTCCTAATTATTCTTTAAGGAAGACTTCGGTTGAGCAAGCGCATCTGTTTCTCTCCAGCTCAAATGGAAATTAAGTAAGCCAAAATTCACTGCTGGTGAACAATTTCAAATATTAACGTGGTCCTAGTGTGCAAGGTGTATCTGAATGATTAGTGAGATGGCTAGCAAACACTACTGGTAAGTTGCTTAAGTAAGCTTACAGCTTACTCAATTTCTTTCCTCCCCACCCTTCAATTTAACCAGTGACGTCTGAACAGATCTAAGAACATAAAATACCTGGCTCCAGGGTGATTTGTGGAAGACTGGTTTTGCATAAGtaattttctcttctccttgtCTAGTTCTGCCAGGATTGCAACCCTATTTTTATTCTGGAAACCTGGtgagaatgacagaaaaatattagaaagaTTTATTCAATTTCTGCAGCACAACTCCAGCTTTCTGGAATTAAAAATCTCTGTGCAATATGACATTATGATGAACACACTAATCTTCAAAGCTTTGCTCCAATCCAAAACGCTATTAATAAGGAttaattttcctcttctcatttTACAACCTGAAATAGCTTCCTTAAGCTATCATTCATAttaatacatttcaaaataaaggTTTCAAGTTAGTCCCTACCTTCTCCCAAGCCACTTCTGGAGCTACAGCCATGGTACATGATCAGATAGCTTCCCTTTCAGAGGAAAGGTAAACTTAAACTTACCAGATTctacatttaaaatgcagtcaAGGAAAGTATGATAACAGTGTAATATTATCCCCTGGCCTAAATTTTCATGCCAGTCACCTCAAACTGTAGTACAATCTTTACATATGTAATAAGTTAAGGATGAGAGCAACAATAAGCTTGCATACGCGCTTGTACATGAAGTGACAATCTCTTATTCAATTCATGCAGAAATTCAATCGGAAACACCAGAGAAGCAACAATAATGAGCTCAAGATGTTGGAAGGCAGCAGGATGTGCATTCTGATGGATGCAAGGGCTGTGAGATCCTGCCAACAAGTTGTGATTCAACATTTCTCAGTTGCAGCTACCTCAGATCTCCTCATGAATTCTGGAGACAATACAGTAACTATGCAGGAACTGAAGTACTTCTAAGAGAGCACAAG
Coding sequences within it:
- the INIP gene encoding SOSS complex subunit C, producing the protein MAANPSGQGFQNKNRVAILAELDKEKRKLLMQNQSSTNHPGASIALARSPLNKDFRDHAEQQHIAAQQKAALQHAHAHSSGYFITQDSAFGNLILPVLPRLEAE